AGTCCGTCGAATATACCTTGCTTAGCATCAAATCCCTTGTCGATATATTCTTGGCACACATCAGCGATGTCTTCGTCTTCCATTTCTACTACCATTTCTGCCATTTTATCCAAATATTCTTGTTGTGTATTCATACTACCTCCTAATAATTATCTCATTAATTTTCATAAATTTCTTATCTGACAAATTCATACATCTATCGCCGAAAATCTTGTGCTCTCCTTCAAATAAGAAATCAACGTATCTTTGTTCTTCGTCTTTTTCAATTGGTCTGAACTCTGCCTTGTCCAAACTAATCAAAGCCATCGTGGATTTTGGACATAAGTGAAAATTGAATGGTTTGTCGATATTTTGAATATCTTCCAAAAACTTCATCAAAAACTCATCCACATACAATTGCATTTGCTTAGGTCCAATAATATCAGCACCCGCCAAACTGTCGGAAAAACTAATCAATTTTATTCCACAGTCGACTAATTTTCCGATATATTCAACCAAAGCTTTTCTGATTTCATCGTAAAGCTCGACGATTTTGTCGTGTTTTTTTCTGAAAGATCTGAAAACAACCTCAGAGCTTGCCAAGTTATCCAATATAACCAATGGACCAGCAACCTCCACGATAACTCTTTTATCGTCCTTCATTTTATCTATTGCTTCAAACAAAGCTTTGACATGTTTTTGATTGTAATCAAAATCAATCACAATATCATCCACATTATCGTATTTGTACTTGCTAACTTTACCAAGTTCAGCGACAGCACCCATTGCTTCTGATTCTAATGTAGAAGACATAGGAATACTTGCATAATCCTTGTCCTTGAAATGTTCTACCAAACAATCCGCATCTTCAAATAATCCCGGATCAGTGATGGGCATCGTTTCCATTATAATACAATTATAAGTTCCAACTTTACTCAT
This Finegoldia magna ATCC 53516 DNA region includes the following protein-coding sequences:
- a CDS encoding methylcobamide--CoM methyltransferase encodes the protein MSKVGTYNCIIMETMPITDPGLFEDADCLVEHFKDKDYASIPMSSTLESEAMGAVAELGKVSKYKYDNVDDIVIDFDYNQKHVKALFEAIDKMKDDKRVIVEVAGPLVILDNLASSEVVFRSFRKKHDKIVELYDEIRKALVEYIGKLVDCGIKLISFSDSLAGADIIGPKQMQLYVDEFLMKFLEDIQNIDKPFNFHLCPKSTMALISLDKAEFRPIEKDEEQRYVDFLFEGEHKIFGDRCMNLSDKKFMKINEIIIRR